One segment of Schistocerca cancellata isolate TAMUIC-IGC-003103 chromosome 2, iqSchCanc2.1, whole genome shotgun sequence DNA contains the following:
- the LOC126160457 gene encoding eukaryotic translation initiation factor 3 subunit A-like: protein MEKRRDGEATRRRSDEMEKRRYGEATRRRSDETEKRRDVGGDETWEATRRGRRRDVGGDETWEATRRGRRRDVGGGETWEAAIHGGGETWRRRDVEAARRGGGETWGRRDVETAIRGGGDMWRRRDVEAARRGGGETWRRRDVEAARRGGGETWRRRDVEAARRGGGETWGRRDVGAARRGGDETWRRRDVEAAIRGGGDTWGRRYVGAARRGSGETWRRRDVEAARRGGGETWRRRDGEATRWLQSQTPTYLCLSPVQY, encoded by the coding sequence ATGGAGAAGCGACGAGACGGAGAAGCGACGAGACGGAGAAGCGACGAGATGGAGAAGCGACGGTACGGAGAAGCGACGAGACGGAGAAGCGACGAGACGGAGAAGCGACGAGACGTGGGAGGCGACGAGACGTGGGAGGCGACGAGACGTGGGAGGCGACGAGACGTGGGAGGCGACGAGACGTGGGAGGCGACGAGACGTGGGAGGCGACGAGACGTGGGAGGCGGCGAGACGTGGGAGGCGGCGATACATGGAGGcggcgagacgtggaggcggcgggacgtggaggcggcgagacgtgGGGGTGGCGAGACGTGGGGGCGGCGAGACGTGGAgacggcgatacgtggaggcggcgatatgtggaggcggcgagacgtggaggcggcgagacgtggaggcggcgagacgtggaggcggcgagacgtggaggcggcgagacgtggaggcggcgagacgtggaggcggcgagacgtTGAGGCGGCGAGACGTGGGGGCGGCGAGACGTGGGGGCGGCGAGACGTGGGGGCGGCGAGACGTGGGGGCGAcgagacgtggaggcggcgagacgtggaggcggcgatacgtggggGCGGCGATACGTGGGGGCGGCGATACGTGGGGGCGGCGAGACGTGGAAgcggtgagacgtggaggcggcgagacgtggaggcggcgagacgtggaggcggcgagacgtgGAGGCGACGAGACGGAGAAGCGACGAGATGGCTTCAGTCGCAGACACCGACTTATCTGTGCCTATCTCCCGTGCAATATTGA